CCAGGAACGCGCCGCAGAGCTTCTGGGCCTTCGCGGCCTTCCGCCGTCGCACGGAGGTGACCTCCTCATGACCGTCCCCATGGTCCGCGCCCGCGCCGTACGCAAGCACTTCGGCCACCTGGAGGTGCTCAAGGGCATCGACCTCGACGTGCGGCCGCAGGAGGTGGTGGTCGTGCTCGGCCCGTCGGGCTCGGGCAAGTCCACGTTCCTGCGCTGCGTGAACCACCTGGAGACCATCGACGGCGGCTCCATCCACGTGGACGGCGAGCTGATCGGGTTCGAGGCGTCCGGCGGGAAGGTGCGGCACCTGCGCAAGAGCCGGATCACCCGCCAGCGCAGGGAGATCGGCATGGTCTTCCAGCAGTTCAACCTCTTCCCGCACATGACCGTGCTGCAGAACGTCATCGAGGCGCCCATCGGCGTCCGCGGTGAGCCGCGCGAGCAGGCCAGGGAACGCGGGCACGCCCTGCTGCGCCGCGTCGGCCTGGAGGACAAGGCGGGCAGCTACCCCCGGCAGCTCTCCGGCGGGCAGCAGCAGCGCGTCGCGATCGCCAGGGCGCTGGCCATGCGGCCCAAGCTCATGCTGTTCGACGAGCCGACCAGCGCGCTCGACCCCGAACTGGTCGGCGAGGTGCTGGCGACCATGAAGGGCCTGGCCGAGGACGGGCTCACCATGATCGTGGTGACCCACGAGATCGGGTTCGCCCGGGAGGTGGCCGACCGCGTCGTGTTCATGGACGGGGGCGTCGTCGTCGAGTCCGGCACGCCCGCCGACGTGCTCGACAACCCCAGCAGCCCGCGGACCCGGGCCTTCCTCAGCCGCGTACTCTAGGCCGGATGGAGACCGAACGGCTCATCATGCGCAGATGGCGCGAGGCGGACAGAGAGCCCTTCGCCGCCATGAACGCCGACCCCGAGGTCATGGAGCACTTCCCGGCGCCGCTCACCCGCGCGCAGAGCGACG
The nucleotide sequence above comes from Nonomuraea gerenzanensis. Encoded proteins:
- a CDS encoding amino acid ABC transporter ATP-binding protein gives rise to the protein MTVPMVRARAVRKHFGHLEVLKGIDLDVRPQEVVVVLGPSGSGKSTFLRCVNHLETIDGGSIHVDGELIGFEASGGKVRHLRKSRITRQRREIGMVFQQFNLFPHMTVLQNVIEAPIGVRGEPREQARERGHALLRRVGLEDKAGSYPRQLSGGQQQRVAIARALAMRPKLMLFDEPTSALDPELVGEVLATMKGLAEDGLTMIVVTHEIGFAREVADRVVFMDGGVVVESGTPADVLDNPSSPRTRAFLSRVL